TGATTATCTCGATGAGCTAGAGGGTAGGGAGTTAGTGTTAGAGGAGCGTGCTATGCCAGAGCTAGAATACACGTTCAAGCACGTACTGACACAGGAAGCGACCTACCAGACCATCCTAGAGCAAAGGAGAAGGCAGTTCCACAGACAGGTTGCAGAAGGCATAGAACGATTGTATCAGGATCGGATAGAGGAATTCTATGAGGAGCTTGCTTATCACTGGGAGCGAAGCAGGGATCAGGAAAAGACGTTAGAATATCTTATAAAGTCTGGGGAGAAAGCCACAAAAAACTACCTAAATGACATTGCTATTGACTATTATACACGGGCAATTCAGTTGGCGGAGGAACTAAGGATTACCGGTGACAGGCTTGCAGAAATATACGAAAGGCGTGGAGGTGTATACCAATCCATCGGTTTTCTGGAGGAATGTGTCTCCGATACCACTGAGGCTGCGGATCTTTACACACAGAGAACTAGGCGTGCCAGCATGTATGCGCGGATTTCCCGTCTTTATTATGGAACTATATGTCAAGGGCAGGCAACAGATGAAGGTCTAATCTATTCTCGTAAAGCCATTGAGGAGATTGACCCGACAGATAGATCACGAGAAGCTATTATGACGTATCTACGTGCAGGCTGGGTCCGTAGTCTGGAAGAATGGGAGCCCATTCTGAATAAAGCCATAGCTATTTCAGAGGAGGAGGGATATAGAGATCTCCTTGCCCACCTACATGCGCTTCTATACTATCTACGCCTGGGAGTGGGTGGACTAGAAGAGCAAGCTAGGCTTGAGCGGGAAAAGGCTCTCTATTATCTACCGCACCTCAAGCATGACTTAACTGAATACGCAGCAGCTTGTAGTTTATTGGCGTTTTGGGGGAGTGAGAATGAGCGAATTAGCCTTGCAAGGGAAGCTATGGAAGCCGCGGCTAAATCCGGGAAGAGCTGGTCAACTGTGGTATCGGCAGATCAACTGGGCACATATTATCTCCGCCAGGGAGAGACTCAAAGAGCCATAGAGATATTTGAGGAAGGATGGCAGGCTGGCGTCCGAAGCAGACAGCTTCACTGGACTATGATCGGAGTTACTCGCAACCTTATGCACCTGTATGTCTCCATCGGGCAGTCTTCAAAGGTTCACGAAATGATGCTCCAGATGGTGGATTCCACGTTTGTAATGCACGGCAAGTCCATAGTTTACTCTATAATGCGACAAAGATGGAATAACCTGGTGGAAGAGACCTATGAATTCCTGTACACTATTGCTCCGGAGGTATACTACCAACTGAAACAGTCACTGGAATCCTGCTTGAGCGAAGCTGATACTGATAGTGTGCGGTTCTTCTACATGGTACAGGTCATACTGCTGGCTTTACTGGGTGGTCGCCAGGAGGACGCAGAGGTACTAGCACAGGAGCTAATGGAATTGCGACCTCGGGCAGGAAACTTTGCAAAGAGGGTTTCTCAGAGGGTCGAATATGCCGCTGAATTGTTGAATTCTCAAAAGGACCAAAGACCGATGATAGCAAGAAAACTCTTGAGTTCACTTGATTCTTTCGAGAATCTACATGAAGCCCTGACTGCTCTGTCCTGGGTGCTTCCAAAGGGCATAATTGCGCAGGCAGTAGACTGGAACCATGCGCAGCGGCTGGCACTGGATTACATCAAGGGGCATATTAAGCATATACTGGATATGGTCTCACCAGTATGGATACAGGTAGGGCGTATTTTCAGACGATATGACCGTGAAGATGACCTGCGTTGGATACTGGATCAGATACAGCAAACCGAACCAGATGGTATGAGGAAATATGATCTCACTCAGTTGCTGCTGGAACCAGTGGAATTAAAAGAATCAGGTTTTCCTGAGTTGTTAGAGCAATTCACTCAGGACCCAGTATCTGCTGGTTGGGAATGGGTGAATCCTGTGAAAACCAACAGTTACTCGACGGAGAAGGATGGTTTGCAGATTACTGCCCTTCCATACCCTCATTCTAGTTATCTTGAGGATCATGATTTTCCACGGATGTTGAGATACATTTCTGGCGATTTCATAGCTGAAACGAAGATTTTTGACGGGGATAACGGAAAGAAGTCCGGCGGCCTGCTTGTGTGGAAGAATGAGGTTAAATGCATCCGTCTTGAGGTACCGTCCAATGATTTGGAGGAAGATATAGTCTGTTATTGGGCAAGTTCCGCAGGAAAACCTATAGACGCGGGCACACATCCCTTTGAGGCAAAAGAAGCCTGGCTGCGGTTAGAGCGAAAGGGAGATCGATTTGTCGGATATGTGAGTTCCGATGGGGAAAATTGGTATCGCTGTGGTCAAGTGGACGTCCCAATGAAAGACCCTATCCAATTGGGGATTCTCGCCTGCTGCCCCCGAGGGCCGACGACTTCGACGCGTTTTGAGTATTTCAAGATATATAGACCTGATAAACAGACCGATTCATAATATAGAGGATATGGTTTATGCAATGTCCCAAATGCAAATATGAGAATAGAAAAGGTAGAAAATTCTGCTCTGAATGTGGAACTGAACTTGGTTGGGTATGTCAGCACTGTGGTTTTGAAAACGAACCGAACGAAAAATTCTGCGGCGGATGTGGTAAACCTTCTGATACAAAACCCTCTACGGAAACTGTAGAAACGAACATCCCGACGTTAGAGAAAATTCATTCAGAATCTAAGAACTGGATACCCGACGCCCTTGCACAGAAATATCTGTCAGCAGAACAACAATATACTGGAGAGAATAGACCTATCACAGCATTGTTTGCTGATATATCAGGATTCACTCCGCTATCCGCTACCAAGTCGTCTGAGACGATATTCCAAATGGTGCAGGATTGCTTTAAGCAATTGGTCAGTATCGTTGCTAAATATGAAGGTAGCATAAGCGGATTTAGAGGCGATGGACTGTTAGCACTATTTGGTGCCCCAATACTCCACGAGAACGATGCTGAACGTGCTATCCTGTCAGCAATTGATATGCGTAATGTCATGCAGGATTATCAATTGCAGGTATCTATAGGTATCAATACAGCAATGATGACCGTTGGAGAGATACAGACACAATTGCATAATGAATACACAGCCTATGGAACAGATATTAACCTAGCAAAGAGATTACAGGAATCAGCGGGAGCTGGACAGATACTCGTAGGTAGTGGAACACACCGTCTTACACGCCGGGCATTTGATTTTGATATAATTCAAAACCTTACAGTGAAGGGATTTGCTCAATCTGTCACAGCCTATTCCGTTAAGCAAGTGAAGGCGCATCCTGAGAAGCNNNNNNNNNNNNNNNNNNNNNNNNNNNNNNNNNNNNNNNNNNNNNNNNNNNNNNNNNNNNNNNNNNNNNNNCACCGAAGTGAAGGAATCAGTTGATGAATGGCTAAATGGTCATGGGCAGATCGTTAGTGTCATAGGTGAAGCGGGTATTGGTAAGTCAAGATTGGTAAGTGAATTGAAGGCATATCTTGCCAGCAGAGAAGATAAGCAATTCCAATATCTTGAAGGGCGAT
This is a stretch of genomic DNA from Candidatus Saganbacteria bacterium. It encodes these proteins:
- a CDS encoding AAA family ATPase → MKCLKCKQDNPSEALFCMKCGTKLERKCPNCGAEYPEEAAFCMKCGKKLKEAPESAIPKLEDMQDKLYIPEPLRQRMDTAKQELQGENRLVTALFADISGFTPLSNQHSPENVVNIVNDCFKVIVDTIFRYEGNPNRFIGDNVLAFFGAPITHENDPERAIMSALEMRDKVRELSLNISVGINTGMMYFGPIGTKEHLEVSAYGPDINLAKRLQEIANPGQILVGSGTYRLTKRAFDFQQTPSLNLKGIDKPVTAYEAAKIKEHPEKLRGIEGLQSRMIGREHEFTELRDTVDMWLSGQGQMVSIIGEAGIGKSRLVKEIKGFINDKPCLWLEGRCISIGQPISYWPFIDMFRTLFDLKEDDNEKDIARKLKDNITELFPNRADDILPFIGHLMSIQFGDELDSKLDGYGSEQIRYQTMVRLRDIFATIARSKPLLLILEDLHWSDELSLDLIAMLMDELVTSQMLLLCVYRPEQDHKCWKLSGMAQRKCFESYTELQLKKLNRTQSYEMVHSLLAIDALPDSVRDMILVKSEGNPFFIEEVIRSLMERELVYKDGDRWTAKSGIEHIDVPDTIHGVIMERIDRLETETKYVLQCASVIGRLFRYRLLDHLMSHERKLDDYLDELEGRELVLEERAMPELEYTFKHVLTQEATYQTILEQRRRQFHRQVAEGIERLYQDRIEEFYEELAYHWERSRDQEKTLEYLIKSGEKATKNYLNDIAIDYYTRAIQLAEELRITGDRLAEIYERRGGVYQSIGFLEECVSDTTEAADLYTQRTRRASMYARISRLYYGTICQGQATDEGLIYSRKAIEEIDPTDRSREAIMTYLRAGWVRSLEEWEPILNKAIAISEEEGYRDLLAHLHALLYYLRLGVGGLEEQARLEREKALYYLPHLKHDLTEYAAACSLLAFWGSENERISLAREAMEAAAKSGKSWSTVVSADQLGTYYLRQGETQRAIEIFEEGWQAGVRSRQLHWTMIGVTRNLMHLYVSIGQSSKVHEMMLQMVDSTFVMHGKSIVYSIMRQRWNNLVEETYEFLYTIAPEVYYQLKQSLESCLSEADTDSVRFFYMVQVILLALLGGRQEDAEVLAQELMELRPRAGNFAKRVSQRVEYAAELLNSQKDQRPMIARKLLSSLDSFENLHEALTALSWVLPKGIIAQAVDWNHAQRLALDYIKGHIKHILDMVSPVWIQVGRIFRRYDREDDLRWILDQIQQTEPDGMRKYDLTQLLLEPVELKESGFPELLEQFTQDPVSAGWEWVNPVKTNSYSTEKDGLQITALPYPHSSYLEDHDFPRMLRYISGDFIAETKIFDGDNGKKSGGLLVWKNEVKCIRLEVPSNDLEEDIVCYWASSAGKPIDAGTHPFEAKEAWLRLERKGDRFVGYVSSDGENWYRCGQVDVPMKDPIQLGILACCPRGPTTSTRFEYFKIYRPDKQTDS
- a CDS encoding zinc ribbon domain-containing protein, whose amino-acid sequence is MQCPKCKYENRKGRKFCSECGTELGWVCQHCGFENEPNEKFCGGCGKPSDTKPSTETVETNIPTLEKIHSESKNWIPDALAQKYLSAEQQYTGENRPITALFADISGFTPLSATKSSETIFQMVQDCFKQLVSIVAKYEGSISGFRGDGLLALFGAPILHENDAERAILSAIDMRNVMQDYQLQVSIGINTAMMTVGEIQTQLHNEYTAYGTDINLAKRLQESAGAGQILVGSGTHRLTRRAFDFDIIQNLTVKGFAQSVTAYSVKQVKAHPEK